Proteins from one Bacteroides zhangwenhongii genomic window:
- a CDS encoding SusC/RagA family TonB-linked outer membrane protein yields the protein MKKYKANQQAVAGNVFSRLLLIACLTVFSQWIYAQNKQITGHVVDTKGEPAIGASILEKGTTNGTITDFDGNFKLSVSSKAILQISYIGYKTQEIAVGNKTKLNITMEEDTEVLDEVVVVGYGAQKKESVVGAISQVSSKELLKSPAANVSQAIAGKIPGVITSQTSGAPGADDMKIYIRGRASFAGDNQPLILVDGVEREFSQIAPDDIESISTLKDASATAVYGVRGANGVMLITTKRGKEQRPTVSLTANWQIQSPTRQDTYLDSYNSVVLLEEALANDGLNSQFSAADIEMFRKSSAGELSGLDAMLYPNVDWYDTVLRSTAPAQRYNVNVQGGTKRLRYFTSAEYYNQQGLFRDFSTDKYGNKSNSSFKRFAFRANLDFLMTKDLTLSVNFGTRFEERRGPNSNEAFDGTYSEVFYELNHTPGWLFPVSYTVEDKDETKTIYGGNSLNQNNIVGRLAEAGFYRATNTINETNFIADYKMDWLTKGLSAKAMVSFDYNAFYNRKFTAGFATYELNDRNNYQYIEAYNQFNTDTELVYAGDNQTTEYKLYMEAQLNYARKFGKHDVTAMVLYNQNDYRYQAELAQRYQGLVGRATYGYDDRYLAEVNFGYNGSENFMSGKRFGFFPSFSIGWRISNESFMKGTQEWLNNLKVRASYGQVGNDVYQVNGVRQRFLYQAVWTQMDNAYHFGTTGYTGIYESQYPNYGVTWERAHKYNAGVEFGLWNGLLNGNIDYFYERRKDILTPYLTRPQWVGVNMAAGNLGETKNSGFELELHHNNHIGKDFRYNVGVTFSHARNEIISMDEPEAKTDYRKLEGHPINQYFGLLCDGFVTQADLENKSLPVSTFGNVQVGDLKYRDMNNDGFIDSRDETFIGYSDIPENTYALTLGCEYKGIGFSIMFQGVDHVSRYYDAEAMYAFVNGGKVKEHHMERWNPNQSEAYNLSHAKYPLLHYDSYGDHNQRQNSFFLKNGNFFRLKNIELSYSLPIKWIKKVAMNECRIYVNANNLVTWDHLDGLCDPESQGSNRYPIMKTVNFGVNVKF from the coding sequence ATGAAGAAATATAAAGCAAACCAACAAGCAGTAGCGGGAAATGTTTTTTCCCGACTACTACTGATAGCTTGTCTCACAGTATTCAGTCAGTGGATATATGCACAGAACAAGCAAATCACCGGTCACGTAGTCGATACCAAAGGCGAACCGGCCATCGGCGCCAGTATCCTCGAAAAAGGGACTACCAACGGAACAATTACTGATTTTGACGGTAACTTCAAATTATCAGTAAGCAGTAAAGCGATCTTGCAGATAAGCTACATCGGCTACAAGACGCAAGAGATAGCCGTAGGTAATAAAACTAAGTTGAACATTACTATGGAAGAAGATACGGAAGTGCTGGACGAAGTGGTAGTAGTGGGATATGGCGCACAAAAGAAAGAAAGTGTAGTAGGTGCTATTTCGCAAGTTTCTTCCAAAGAACTGTTAAAATCTCCGGCAGCGAATGTATCACAAGCTATTGCCGGTAAGATTCCGGGCGTGATTACTTCACAAACTTCCGGTGCTCCGGGAGCGGATGATATGAAAATCTATATCCGTGGTCGTGCATCTTTCGCCGGTGATAACCAACCACTTATTTTGGTGGATGGCGTAGAACGCGAATTCTCGCAGATCGCACCGGATGATATCGAATCCATCTCCACTTTGAAAGATGCTTCCGCTACTGCTGTTTATGGTGTACGCGGTGCAAACGGTGTCATGCTGATTACAACCAAGCGCGGTAAAGAACAAAGGCCGACTGTCAGTCTGACAGCCAACTGGCAAATTCAGTCCCCAACCCGGCAAGATACCTATCTGGATTCTTACAATTCGGTAGTATTATTGGAAGAAGCATTAGCCAATGACGGACTCAACTCCCAATTCTCTGCCGCTGATATTGAAATGTTCAGAAAATCTTCTGCCGGAGAATTAAGCGGACTGGATGCCATGCTTTATCCCAATGTAGACTGGTATGATACGGTACTTCGCAGTACTGCTCCTGCCCAACGTTACAATGTAAACGTACAAGGCGGCACAAAACGGCTTCGCTACTTTACTTCTGCAGAATACTATAACCAGCAAGGACTGTTCCGTGATTTCAGTACAGACAAATATGGAAACAAATCAAACTCCAGTTTCAAACGTTTTGCATTCCGTGCCAATCTGGACTTCTTGATGACCAAAGACCTGACACTGTCCGTCAATTTCGGTACCCGTTTCGAGGAACGTCGGGGACCTAACTCCAATGAGGCTTTTGACGGAACTTACAGCGAAGTCTTTTACGAATTGAACCACACTCCGGGATGGTTGTTCCCCGTTTCGTATACAGTAGAAGATAAAGATGAAACAAAAACAATCTATGGAGGTAACTCACTCAACCAAAACAATATCGTAGGCAGACTAGCGGAAGCCGGTTTCTACCGGGCTACCAATACCATCAACGAAACGAACTTTATCGCTGATTATAAAATGGACTGGCTGACAAAAGGCCTGTCTGCCAAAGCGATGGTATCTTTCGACTACAATGCTTTTTATAACCGCAAGTTTACAGCCGGATTCGCTACATACGAACTGAATGACCGTAACAATTACCAATATATTGAAGCATACAACCAATTCAATACAGACACGGAGTTAGTTTATGCCGGAGACAATCAAACTACGGAATATAAACTGTATATGGAAGCTCAATTGAATTATGCCCGAAAATTCGGCAAGCATGATGTCACTGCAATGGTCCTGTATAATCAAAACGATTATCGATATCAAGCCGAGTTGGCACAACGCTATCAAGGATTGGTAGGACGCGCGACCTATGGATACGACGACCGCTATCTCGCTGAAGTCAACTTTGGTTACAATGGTTCCGAAAACTTCATGAGCGGCAAACGTTTCGGATTTTTCCCTTCTTTTTCTATCGGCTGGAGAATCAGCAACGAATCTTTCATGAAAGGCACACAAGAATGGTTGAACAATTTAAAAGTAAGAGCTTCTTATGGTCAAGTAGGTAACGATGTATACCAAGTGAACGGAGTGAGACAGCGTTTCCTATACCAAGCTGTATGGACACAAATGGATAATGCGTATCATTTCGGGACAACCGGGTATACCGGAATCTACGAAAGTCAATATCCTAACTACGGAGTGACTTGGGAGCGTGCGCACAAGTACAATGCCGGAGTTGAATTCGGACTTTGGAACGGACTGCTGAACGGTAATATCGACTACTTCTACGAAAGAAGAAAAGATATCCTCACCCCTTATCTGACTCGTCCGCAATGGGTAGGCGTCAATATGGCGGCGGGGAATCTGGGAGAGACCAAGAACTCCGGATTTGAACTGGAACTGCACCACAACAACCATATCGGAAAAGATTTCAGATATAATGTCGGAGTGACTTTCTCGCACGCCCGTAATGAGATTATCAGTATGGACGAACCGGAAGCCAAAACAGATTACCGCAAACTGGAAGGACATCCCATCAACCAATATTTCGGACTTCTCTGTGACGGATTCGTCACACAGGCTGATCTGGAAAATAAGTCACTTCCTGTTTCCACATTTGGAAACGTACAGGTCGGTGACCTAAAATACCGTGACATGAACAATGACGGATTTATCGACAGCAGAGATGAAACTTTTATCGGTTATAGTGACATTCCGGAAAACACGTATGCACTGACACTGGGCTGTGAATATAAAGGTATCGGGTTCAGTATCATGTTTCAAGGGGTAGACCATGTATCCCGTTATTATGATGCGGAAGCTATGTACGCATTCGTAAACGGCGGTAAAGTGAAAGAACATCACATGGAACGCTGGAACCCGAACCAATCGGAAGCTTACAATTTAAGCCATGCGAAATATCCGCTTTTGCACTATGACAGCTATGGTGACCATAATCAACGACAAAACTCATTCTTCTTAAAGAACGGTAATTTCTTCCGTCTGAAAAATATCGAGCTCAGCTACTCGCTTCCTATAAAATGGATTAAGAAAGTAGCCATGAATGAATGCCGCATTTATGTGAATGCCAATAATCTGGTCACTTGGGATCATCTGGACGGCTTATGCGATCCGGAGAGTCAAGGTTCCAACCGCTATCCGATTATGAAAACCGTTAACTTCGGTGTAAACGTTAAATTCTAA
- a CDS encoding LamG-like jellyroll fold domain-containing protein, whose product MKTRKWPLLFMAILTLTFCSCQDWGEWDEEAGNQSIPSGSGNSFKLIAEYPLTGDLKSIIGEGIADGEAFSYNGGSSPEYVDDSKELKKKVIYQENGYLRFPNSLRNANLENGASISFWVKLAEADPSATILSLEYGGAQVSFTANAGLSYNGAAGWVDVNNPNSGLTNAIGLNQWRFISLTFSDTGFMIYIDGDKKYDTTNHQSITGGNRPGIVGGNFDYSNMLNAVTKAPYIYLGYNEESHPKKFYLSRLRIYANQITDSEASGAVGSMTPVYFNSFDSADGLTVVGAGEFIKWDGQRFGQVFKNVNGAKNTNYLMLPSDVLSHSSKTQELTIGVWVSSKYAGLSTDYPYAPLFTAYGNKPSAANSWPMFALQYRGLAQINCAGYTDFTPAANDKGINTEYNSVDSKDDDWLKDKEWHYYTATLTATSCKIYFDGEIANSWTEDGSDGHHIAGLFSNGADLRYITLGGNQAWGWIDNDPGFMFDDIAIYNMALTQEDIKEVIAKKMAIPEEPLPPTPVYMNTFEDGQSDGTQPDGSRIIGGGSFVDSRDNHFGKVFQNIIGGRRTNYLLLPEDIMSHSATSKEMSISMWVNATAAIKSGQSYGYTPLFTAHGVAPNPTNNGNWPMFALYTRGTLQLNNAGWCNFEGFQNTEKNNTEYLNDLDWLKDGEWHFYTATLTGTTANVYFDGVLKNSWVVDGTGDNNIIEGAFIYGGNYRYNTLGGNQAFDWPDDDPGFAFDDFAIYDVVLTPEQIKQIIADKTK is encoded by the coding sequence ATGAAGACAAGAAAATGGCCGTTATTATTCATGGCAATTCTGACTCTGACATTCTGTTCCTGCCAAGACTGGGGTGAGTGGGATGAAGAGGCAGGTAATCAGTCTATTCCTTCCGGATCAGGTAATTCCTTTAAATTAATAGCCGAATACCCCCTTACAGGAGATCTTAAATCTATTATAGGAGAAGGAATCGCTGATGGAGAAGCGTTCAGTTACAATGGAGGAAGCTCCCCCGAATATGTGGATGACTCAAAGGAACTTAAAAAGAAGGTTATTTATCAAGAGAATGGTTATTTACGTTTTCCAAATTCATTGAGAAACGCCAATCTAGAGAATGGCGCTTCCATTTCTTTTTGGGTAAAACTAGCAGAAGCAGATCCCAGCGCCACCATTCTTTCATTGGAATATGGAGGGGCCCAAGTAAGTTTTACCGCTAATGCGGGACTAAGTTATAATGGGGCCGCCGGTTGGGTAGATGTAAATAACCCCAACAGTGGTTTAACCAATGCCATCGGACTTAATCAGTGGAGATTCATATCACTGACTTTTTCGGATACAGGTTTTATGATTTATATTGACGGTGACAAAAAGTATGACACTACCAATCACCAAAGTATCACAGGTGGCAATAGACCTGGAATCGTAGGAGGTAATTTTGATTATAGCAATATGCTCAATGCAGTCACCAAGGCACCTTATATATATTTGGGATATAATGAGGAAAGCCATCCAAAGAAATTTTATTTAAGCAGATTGAGAATATACGCCAATCAAATCACGGATTCGGAAGCCTCCGGTGCAGTAGGCAGTATGACTCCTGTATACTTCAATTCATTTGATTCAGCCGATGGCCTGACAGTAGTCGGAGCTGGAGAGTTTATCAAATGGGACGGACAACGGTTCGGACAAGTATTTAAAAATGTAAACGGAGCAAAAAACACAAACTACCTGATGTTACCGTCGGATGTGCTTTCACACTCTTCCAAGACACAAGAACTGACAATAGGTGTATGGGTAAGTTCCAAATATGCGGGATTGTCAACAGACTATCCTTATGCTCCTTTATTCACAGCTTACGGAAACAAACCCAGTGCAGCAAACAGTTGGCCTATGTTCGCTTTGCAGTATCGTGGACTAGCGCAGATTAATTGTGCCGGATATACAGATTTCACTCCTGCCGCCAATGACAAAGGAATCAACACAGAATATAATAGTGTAGACAGTAAAGACGACGACTGGCTGAAAGACAAAGAATGGCATTATTATACAGCTACGCTGACTGCTACAAGCTGTAAGATCTACTTTGACGGTGAAATAGCCAACTCTTGGACGGAAGACGGTTCGGACGGACATCATATAGCCGGTCTATTCTCGAACGGAGCTGACTTGAGATATATCACATTGGGAGGTAACCAGGCTTGGGGTTGGATAGACAATGATCCCGGATTCATGTTTGACGATATTGCCATTTACAATATGGCATTGACACAGGAGGATATTAAAGAGGTAATAGCAAAAAAAATGGCGATTCCCGAAGAACCGCTTCCCCCTACTCCGGTTTACATGAATACATTCGAAGACGGACAAAGCGATGGCACACAGCCTGACGGTTCAAGAATTATCGGTGGAGGTTCTTTCGTAGATTCAAGAGACAATCACTTTGGAAAGGTATTCCAGAATATTATAGGAGGAAGAAGAACAAACTACCTTCTATTACCGGAAGACATCATGTCACATTCTGCCACAAGTAAAGAAATGTCTATCTCCATGTGGGTGAATGCAACAGCAGCTATCAAAAGCGGACAATCTTACGGATATACACCGTTATTTACAGCTCACGGAGTGGCTCCCAATCCTACCAACAATGGCAATTGGCCCATGTTTGCCCTATATACACGAGGCACGTTACAATTGAACAATGCGGGATGGTGTAACTTTGAGGGTTTCCAAAACACAGAAAAAAATAATACAGAATATTTAAATGACTTAGACTGGCTGAAAGACGGAGAATGGCATTTCTACACTGCAACTCTAACCGGTACAACAGCTAATGTCTACTTTGACGGAGTCTTGAAGAACTCATGGGTTGTGGATGGAACCGGCGATAATAATATCATTGAAGGCGCATTTATATATGGTGGAAATTACAGATACAACACATTGGGTGGAAACCAAGCCTTTGATTGGCCAGATGATGATCCCGGCTTTGCTTTCGATGATTTCGCCATTTACGATGTAGTCCTCACTCCGGAACAAATCAAACAAATCATAGCAGATAAGACTAAATAA